A single region of the Myripristis murdjan chromosome 3, fMyrMur1.1, whole genome shotgun sequence genome encodes:
- the gnao1b gene encoding guanine nucleotide binding protein (G protein), alpha activating activity polypeptide O, b has product MGCTLSAEERAALDRSKAIEKNLKEDGITAAKDVKLLLLGGGESGKSTIVKQMKIIHEDGFSGDDVKQYKPVVYSNTIQSLAAILRAMDSLGIEFGDKDRKADAKLVCDVVSRMEDTEPYSAELLTAMKRVWADAGTQECFNRAREYQLNDSAQYYLDSLDRIGAADYQPTEQDILRTRVKTTGIVETHFTFKNLHFRLFDVGGQRSERKKWIHCFEDVTAIIFCVALSGYDQVLHEDETTNRMHESLMLFDSICNNKFFIDTSIILFLNKKDLFGEKIKKSPLSICFPEYTGANTYDDATAYIQVQFESKNRSPNKEIYCHLTCATDTGNIQVVFDAVTDIIIANNLRGCGLY; this is encoded by the exons ATGGGATGTACACTCAGCGCCGAGGAGCGCGCTGCGCTGGACAGAAGCAAGGCCATCGAGAAAAACCTGAAGGAGGACGGGATCACCGCGGCCAAGGAcgtcaaactgctgctgctcg GCGGCGGAGAATCGGGCAAAAGCACAATCGTCAAACAGATGAA GATTATCCATGAAGATGGCTTTTCTGGGGATGACGTGAAGCAGTATAAGCCCGTGGTCTACAGCAACACCATCCAGAGCTTGGCAGCTATCCTCCGAGCCATGGACTCACTGGGGATTGAGTTTGGAGACAAGGATAGAAAA GCGGATGCTAAACTGGTGTGTGATGTGGTTAGTCGTATGGAGGACACAGAGCCCTACTCTGCAGAGCTTCTGACTGCTATGAAGCGTGTGTGGGCCGACGCCGGGACCCAGGAGTGCTTCAACCGAGCCCGGGAATACCAGCTCAACGACTCCGCCCAATA CTATCTGGACAGTCTAGACCGGATCGGGGCAGCAGACTACCAGCCCACAGAGCAAGACATCCTGAGGACCAGAGTGAAGACCACCGGTATCGTCGAAACCCACTTCACCTTTAAGAACCTACATTTCAG GCTGTTTGACgtgggaggtcagaggtcagagaggaagaagtggATCCACTGCTTTGAAGATGTGACAGCTATTATCTTCTGTGTTGCTCTGAGCGGCTATGACCAGGTGCtccatgaagatgaaacaaCC AACCGCATGCATGAGTCACTCATGCTATTTGACTCTATCTGTAACAACAAGTTTTTCATCGACACCTCCATTATCCTCTTCCTCAACAAGAAGGATCTGTTTGGTGAGAAGATCAAGAAGTCGCCGCTGAGTATCTGTTTTCCTGAATACACAG GTGCTAATACTTATGATGATGCTACTGCGTATATCCAGGTTCAGTTTGAGAGTAAGAATCGCTCTCCCAATAAGGAGATCTACTGTCACCTGACCTGTGCCACAGACACAGGGAACATCCAGGTAGTGTTCGACGCTGTCACTGACATCATTATTGCAAACAACCTTAGAGGGTGTGGCTTATACTGA
- the tradd gene encoding tumor necrosis factor receptor type 1-associated DEATH domain protein: MADRAVKHGPWTGCAVLFLQSLCPHVNLLSLYKDQSRKFIVFKVIKLTLIDSAGGLGGYEILKLHDADPLLGVEVKFVDVAACQQFLESYSSGAVRQSLSQHACRLLTVPQEFSVETQLKASTQTLDLCLDNLQLCLQHIQLSQPERLRDDEIDSLEQQLQDQALGHAPQSAALTKEESPVPSNCFKFQRRVFEDRMLTAADVQSFSNGVGRHWKHVGRVLSKSCRALKGPAIDNLAYEYEREGLYEQAYQLLSRFIQAEGREAKLSRLVKALEDCKLTSLAENILDIEPPE; encoded by the exons ATGGCAGACAGGGCTGTGAAACATGGACCCTGGACAGGATGTGCGGTTCTGTTTCTGCAGTCCCTGTGTCCCCATGTGAACCTGCTCTCACTCTACAAAGACCAGAGCAGAAAGTTCATTGTCTTCAAAGTCATCAAGCTGACACTTATAG ACTCTGCAGGAGGTCTTGGTGGTTATGAGATACTAAAACTACATGATGCTGATCCTCTGTTGGGTGTGGAGGTGAAGTTTGTGGACGTAGCAGCGTGTCAGCAGTTCCTCGAGAGCTACAGCTCTGGGGCGGTTCGGCAGTCGCTCTCCCAACACGCCTGCCGGCTTCTCACTGTTCCACAGGAGTTCAGCGTGGAAACCCAGCTCAAGGCCAGCACACAAACTTTGGATCTCTGTCTGGACAACCTGCAGCTTTGCTTACAGCACATTCAGCTTTCACAG CCGGAGCGCCTGCGTGATGATGAGATTGATAgtctggagcagcagctgcaggatcaGGCCCTGGGTCACGCCCCGCAGTCAGCCGCCCTCACAAAGGAAGAGTCTCCTGTGCCCAGCAACTGCTTCAAGTTCCAAAGGAGGGTGTTTG AGGACCGAATGCTGACAGCGGCAGATGTTCAGAGCTTTTCTAATGGCGTGGGCCGTCACTGGAAGCATGTCGGCAGAGTCCTGAGCAAGAGCTGCCGGGCTCTGAAAGGCCCGGCCATAGACAACCTTGCCTACGAGTACGAGAGAGAGGGGCTGTACGAGCAGGCCTATCAGCTGCTGAGCCGCTTCATCCAGGCCGAGGGGAGGGAAGCCAAGCTCAGCCGGCTGGTCAAAGCGCTCGAGGACTGCAAACTCACCAGCTTGGCCGAAAATATTCTAGACATAGAGCCACCAGAGTAA